In Fusarium falciforme chromosome 9, complete sequence, the sequence CACAGCCGTAGCATGCGCCCAGTGAAACGAGTCCGACACTTGACCTCTTGCTCCCATGTATATACTACTCATGTCAGCACCTCTTGATATCTAGATGAATGGCCTCTCACCTAGCAAGCATGGCACACTGCGTCGCCTCGAGCGTCAGATCCGAGGAGATGTGCCCCATTAACAGCTGTGCCTTCTGCCACAGCTGAACATATGGAAATTCTGCCGGAGAGTCCTGGCTTTCCTCCCCACTTTCAGGTGATCGGAACGGTCGTTTCCGAGGAGCCAAATCACCCAAGCAAAGCACAAGCAGCAAAAGACAGTAACGAGCAGGCGACACGGAATGACCACCTTCTTCATCACGTACTTCAGAGCCAGAGACCCGATGCAGCACGTCCAGCATTTCATCATGCGACAAGAGCGGGAAGAACACATTGACCTCTGCAAAGTACGAGTCCAACATGCGTCGATACCTCTCGAAGGAATCTCCAAACCCAGATATTCTCCACGAATCCGGAGGAAACGGCTTCGGTTCCTGGTCAGGCCTCCGCTGGAAGAAGATGTCGGTCGCTTCAGTCGAAAGAACATTCCCGTGAGAGGTCCTCGTCGGGGCGATATCCGAGAGCAGCTGCCGCACAATAGGCCAATTAAACACGTGATTCGCACAAGCCGTGTGCGACAGCGGGATCAAGATCTGAAAATCCTGCGGCTCCATCTCTGGCGCATCAttctcaccaccaccctGCCACCCTGCTCCAGGTGGCTGATGTGTCACATTATCATCTTGCCCGCCGCCAAACCCTGGCGCCGCAAAGATGCGATCCTCAAGCAGCTGTATCCtctcgaggaggatcagCGTGTTGGCCTCGATCTTTGGCTGCTGCGAGTCCCTGTACACGCAGGCTACGTTCTGCGTCACGCACAGGCTGCACTTTGGCTTGGCGGCGTCGCATCGCGTCTTCCGGGCGCGGCAGTTTGTGCAGGCCTGCCAGACGCGGCGGCGGGGGGGGAAGTACTGAGAGGTTGGGAATGATGTTGAGCTCATGGCATTTCGGATCTGAGGTTAAAAGGATGAAGTTGTCGGATTGGACCCTGCACATTGGTCTAAGGGTGGTCACGTGTATATCATCGCCGAGCGGGAAAACCCCGggtacctacctaggtaagAGGGagtttaaaataattttgtCTTTCCTGAGACATAGCCTTGAATAGGACTGAGGCTATTTGAGCGCCAATCGTGGGGCGTGCTGGAGGCTGGCCTATTCACATACACTCTCGATGAACCAAGTCGATTGACTCGGCATTTATTCTGATGATTGCCAAAAGGAATCCAAACCCGAAGACAAATTTTGCGGTCCCCACACTCACAGTTCCCTGACATCGGGCATTCGGTTCATCCTTGATGCTCCTCGGAATATGTTCCTTTGCCTGTGAAAGCGGTTAGAAACCATGGTGGAAACGCCGGATTAGAGGCCCCCATAAGGATTTATGACCAGCACTGGCGATCCCTCTATCATAGGGGCATCATGCCCGTGCAGGGTCGTGACGGAGGAATAATCCATCCGCGCTTACCGCTTTGCGtggttttctttctttc encodes:
- a CDS encoding Zn(2)-C6 fungal-type domain-containing protein, with protein sequence MSSTSFPTSQYFPPRRRVWQACTNCRARKTRCDAAKPKCSLCVTQNVACVYRDSQQPKIEANTLILLERIQLLEDRIFAAPGFGGGQDDNVTHQPPGAGWQGGGENDAPEMEPQDFQILIPLSHTACANHVFNWPIVRQLLSDIAPTRTSHGNVLSTEATDIFFQRRPDQEPKPFPPDSWRISGFGDSFERYRRMLDSYFAEVNVFFPLLSHDEMLDVLHRVSGSEVRDEEGGHSVSPARYCLLLLVLCLGDLAPRKRPFRSPESGEESQDSPAEFPYVQLWQKAQLLMGHISSDLTLEATQCAMLASIYMGARGQVSDSFHWAHATAVKCEALAKRTLIGPNENDVFSEAFRRLYWVAFIFEGDFVSEISITLPSGIARYEDLVPYPIQGAPRGKSAETTTPRPEPASLDPAEELVAFQISTNAAIRRFLNHVNSVVYDSKDHFRMTRTNYANWLLRTTDDLWSYHSTIYRNLPDVLLSRAEEQQQPGEEASPGTSRRLGNHAWNIVRLQGRYYAGQYIVHRPFIEYVLLNVGHFHTHPCKEAILERCRMCLEGCKGFIGVFDANPVNRITCLFASGMVTFTMVMILRIATFCDVLREILPGDIEETILVGKRNLRKFGVSVGEFGWHLEVLEKLDAACRERMAAR